tagccaagacacttgaggcattactcctccccagccttgtggagaattttccagctgcccaccatcaacatggattccgtaaggtacacagtacgacaacagccttacatgccatttcgacacatattaataagggacttaaccagcccaggccgtgtcacaggacggtcctcgtggcgcttgacctatcgaaagcattcgatacggtcaaccatgccacattatttgaggacatcgagaatacgtccctaccggcaggagcgaagcgttgggtgctgaattatatgtgtggacgccagtcgtacgtggaattcagggacagaaagtcaagaccgcgtagagttaaacagggagttccccaaggtggggtgatatctccggcactgtttaacctctacatgtcctcgattccaccccctcctgacggcgtcgagattgtatcatatgcggatgactgtacaatcttggcatctgggcccaatgttgatgacatttgcgatcggttgaacgtctacatagctaatcttaccagttatttcactgcgagaaacttgaggatatcccccaccaaatcctcagccacactatttactacatggacggcagaagtgcgcaggcagttgaatatcagagtcgatggagtaataattccgaccacaaattaccccaagattcttggggtcacattcgacagcctttttaggtcatctgcccatgccactgcaatttgtaataagctccgtggtagaaacaaggtcctcaagtcactagccggcagtacttggggtgcggacaaagaaaccttgctaactacttataaggcaattggccggtcagtggtaaactatgcagcgccagtgtggacaccgcagaccagtgatacgcagtggaataacatacaaacctgccagaacgctgctcttagaactgcgactgggtgtctccgcagcacacccctggatcacctttatgtggagacaaagatcatccctgtgcgaagacacaactacatgttgtcaaagcagtatctcctgggttgttatcgcagtaatcatccaaaccaccatcttatggatacacaaccaccacccaggaacgtaagggttgatatacataatctagagcgcgagatccagcgctataaaagagagcctctagatcaagcagcgtaccaggcaggtttgaacaggattcatgaggatactgtagctgaagcggtgagaagctacaaggttaatcctgttcttggagtccgaccaccgcccatagcaccggaggaaagagacctcccacggcagactagggtagttttggcccattttaagatcaggcaagtgcagccgcctcaattcctacttatcggtgattgatagcagcgtagctgacgtttgtccaatttgcaaccaagggccacacgtcacgcgtcatcttttctcttgcccagccaaaccaacccgacttaccaccagatcactctggacacaccccatcttagtcgcagagttccttgatctgccaacaagctgatgtaccaagcgtataacatgaaatggatgagatcacaataaactgttacaacaacaacaacaacaacagaaattgtagccaaagtgcatgatatggtattaaatgatcgacgaataaaagtgcgcaaaattgctaatatcatggacaTCTCAAATAATCGAGtctatttaattttgcatgaagaactacagatgaaaaaggtttctgcaagatgggttccgcatttgttaacagtcgatcaaaaacgcataataatgaacatttctcaagcttgtatggatcgttttaagcgaaataaaatggattttaagcgtcgtttcataactgttgatgagacatggatccactactatactccagagacaaaataacaatccaaacaatgaactgaagctggaggaagtgcccaaagaaggcaaaaaacaattcaatcggctggtaaagttatggcaacggttttttgggacttcaaagatattttattgattgactatctgcaaaagggtaaaacaataaattcagaaaactattgcaaacttttggatcaattaaatgtacaaattgagaaaaacgtcctggcttacaacacaaaaaataatttttcatcaaaacaacgcaccagcgcacaagaatgttttaacaatggctaaaatcaacgaattaaagtacgagttgcttgacaacccaccttattctcctgatttagctcccagtgacttttacttgtttccaaatctaaaaaaattccttgctggcaagcgttagaattggtagaaaagcgttggactgagtgtattgaagtttcaggagattatattgaaaaataaaaatatttttgaaaaactattctctttcattgataggctaagaagtttccgaaccgccctcgtaactTCATTGTACATTTCAAACGAGTAAAATATAAACCTTGCAAATGGTGAAACAGAACACATAGAACCCAATAACGCAAGCAAGTCCTGAAGTATTCGAATGAAATCGGAGTTCCAATTCCCTTCGTTTCATAATTTCCATTGCTGTGTAAATGAAGTTATTTCGTTCTCTCAACTATAGGAGTATGCAACACACATACTCTCCATTCCTATTTTGGCACATATATTAAAAAGTACAGACCCGCTCAAAGTCTTCTGACTTCTGCCAGTCAACTGATTCACTGACTTCTGCCAGTCAATTGATCGAcgattgtgtttgtttttcgGTTGATAGTTACTTCGTGTCGCATACGAAGTTTCGTCTttgctaaaggccggtactctgttcggttttcgcgttgaaactccatacaaaaccaaaaaatgcgaaaaatttgcgaaattttttccatttgtgatactttgttttttcgtgttgaaaaactgacgtttacagcacggcgccatttgcaatgtgaattaagaaataatttatttattaaaaactatttgtgcgggtttataaatcaaacacggaccatatttttgttccgaaactatacaaaggatcaaaggaatagcagatcaattgcccaaggaaaaataaaatgttattttgtaaaaacaagcaacaccaccaacttcatccaatatcgctccctgtaaaatagcgctccaagctacctaaaaaaacgccgttttctatgtgcgaaataatggtttccataaaaatttttcgcaagaataaacatagtaccggccttaaagcaaaaaattctatattcactaaaaatgttatgttttactcgtatcgtgacgattgcaacaaaaccaaaatattgaaaagtgaTGGCTCTGCAATGCTTGACACGGTAATCGCTTTACAGTGTTTCTGTTCTATTCGTTAATTGAAATATTCGAAGTATCCGTGGAGTGTATTGCTGTCACTAGAACATCGATTACTTCGAATAGGCTTGTTCAGGCGTttgatacataattatgaaccgatatggaccaatttttgcataattcttAGAAGGCATTGACTAAGACCCTGTTCTAAATTTCAAGCGGAACCGAAGAAATTTGCACCTCCAGGAAGAtctggaaatcaaatctgggatcaatttgtatggagctatatatttaACATTGCAGTCATTTGCTTTTGACTCAGAGTGTCATCTCCATCCAATTCGGcgtcttcaaactttttttggtgGTCAACGTTCTTCATTTCTCGCATCACTATCATCATTTCTGAAAGtgaaattcgacatttttaacACGATGAAAAAAATATGATGTTGCCTGCTCAATGACTTGATgaatactaaatatttttcacagatgtCATAGCAAGGGCTCGTTCACAACAAATGTTCCCTGTCGAAACGTTTGACACTtacttcataccggtatacctggtaaGAGTGGTTcgatttataaagggtgattcttttgaggttaggattttcatgcattagtatttgacagatcacgtgggatttcagacatggtgtcaaagagaaagatgctcagtatgctttgacatttcatcatgaatagacttactaacgagcaacgcttgcaaatcattgaattttattaccaaaatcagtgttcggttcgaaatgtgtttcgcgctttacgtccgatttatggtctacataaataagctacgtaaataagcaaaattgccgcatttggagtgaagagcaaccagaagccgttcaagaactgcccatgcatcccgaaaaatgcactgtttggtgtggtttgtacgctggtggaatcattggaccgtattttttcaaagatgctgttggacgcaacgttacggtgaatggcgatagcTATCGTTCgaagctaacaaactttttgttgccaaaaatggaagaactgaacttggttgacatgtggtttcaacaagatggcgctacatgccacacagctcgcgattctatggccattttgagggaaaacttcggagaacaattcatctcaagaaatggaccggtaagttggccaccaagatcatgcgatttgacgcctttagactattttttgtggggctacgtcaagtctaaagtctacagaaataagccagcaactattccagctttggaagacaacatttccgaagaaattcgggctattccggccgaaatgctcgaaaaagttgcccaaaattggactttccgaatggaccacctaagacgcagccgcggtcaacatttaaatgaaattatcttcaaaaagtaaatgtcatggaccaatctaacgtttcaaataaagaaccgatgagattttgcaaattttatgcgtttttttttttttaaagttatcaagctcttaacaaatcaccctttagttagtTAATCAGTTGGTATATTTTTCATCTACAGATattacatacaattttgtcattagTTAATTTTCCAAATGAAATTGCAAATGGCGTCACGTTTTAGATCTACTAGTTACGAACTtctcatgtttcaagagcaaaatgattttttttatggtgaccttgtaacatgtttgtcgcacccatgttattttctcggaaattctgtatctgatttcggcaagcatgttatatttagcgagaaaacaacatttttgtcacCATGCTTGCGGTGATAATataccttctctgcgtgtgcgcTAGTTTAAAATTGTTGATTTAGCCGtgtgtcacaaaatttttatttttggaataaaacaaaataatttttgatccaAGAACACAgatcatttcgtttatatcaagcactgttcttttcttactttcagtctttaataagacacattttgaattgtgagtcacgaaaattttcttgagccaccacaatttcgtgtcacgtgcctatttttattgttttgattttagcaTAAAATCAACAGAGCCGCTCTTGTTGTTTCAATCAGGGCTGTCGAGTGGATCCATTTTGGTCGACTCCAGCGTTTCTCATTACCttcgcggcaaccatgtccaaaaatgtttttctgtgcgCGAAAATAGTGATCTCCTTTGGGTGGATGTAAGACAAAACTTTTGTGAGAGAAAGAATATCAGGCTATTCAAAGAAAATGATTTTGGTCGATCGTATacaagaaaaaaagtgaaaacctttttcaattctcaggccaaaactacaaaagaaatgaaaatctaacaaaaaaccGAAATCGAttggaattcgagtgactggttTTCTCTCGAATGGGTTTTCATATCAcgaacagcacaataaattctcCATCGACGTTCTCCGCATACTATTCTCCCCTCTATGaggaataaagaaaacaaattttgcatttttcaaattgatttttattaatgATTATTTATTGATTTGAAGTATTTAATGcgtatttcatttttgtaattttgttatTCCTTTCCGATACATTCAGTAGTGTGGGAATCTCTTCAATATTTTCTGCTATCATTGTACAGGGATaggattttaattcaaaaaggtCGAGAGAAATCTAAAAtgtgtattgttttttttcgtttaattcgatttaaatgttaaattttatttgataaaatcaCATTTATGCACTTTTGTTTGTTTACACAAGCGAAACAATATATAATAATgtattatatgtatgtatttatgtACTATAAAGTAGTATGATAGTTTTAggcattttgaaattatttttaacatttaaatggTATTTCTTTGTTTAGTTTTTTACATATTGAAACCACTACTTTCGCTCATTCCAAGCGGCATCTTTTTGAATAGCCTTTCCGTGCAACGAAGCATCCACAAGAAATGGCTATTCCGAAAATGTCAAACTCAGAATGGAATTGAATAAGTTACTTATTATACGTACTGGAAAAGGAAATCTAATATACGTGCTAGGATTTACAATATTCAGTTAACTACCTGTGatatttacataaatattttactGGGAATTTCGTAATTGAGTTGATTTGTTTGCCTttagttttttgcttttttatttttgcctgTATTTCACTGGAACGTAAGTTAGTGGACAAATGGGGCTATTGTTCGCGTGGTTCACGGAAATGTTTAtgtttttacaatgaaaattggtccttttttgtgataaatattTCTTATATATCATAGCCCATTTCGTTAAACGCATATTAACATTTTCTTGAAAGTGTGTATGTTTGTATAACAGTTGTGAAACGCAGCTATCTTTGAAGAATTTTGCAAATCAAAAATAAAGTGAGGAATATGAGAAGGATGGTGAGTTGAGGAGATAATAAAATTCATAGTTGCCAATAAGGGAATAGatggaataaacttttgtgtttttatttttttatttttcagttttaattttttttcatcgaatttaaaaatttgtgtacacttgGCTTTATTCACTTTGCatctacatacatatataatttagtGTTTGTATATTGAATTGAATAAGGGGGCGTAGGAAAAGTCGTCGAACTTGGGTGGGGAGGGGGCGAGAGGGGGGGGGGAGGATTTTTATGTACAGCTTAATGCGAAGTGGGAGTTTTGTTTATACACTTAATTGAATACTCTTAATTAAATACTTTGCATATGGGTCTGTTAAGTAAAATTAGTTTAGTTTTTATCTACGTTCtggtttaaaattaaattaaattaaattgtatattatatgtatataattaaatataatagttttgtTGTGGTTGTGCTTACATTATGTattaataaatgtatataatttCAGAATGATTTTTGCGGGCATGTATGTATTTAGAGACGTGTATGCGGCACCAAagactttaaaaatatttaacaattttcttcttataaaaaataaaatcaatacttTGTACAAGAGAATGTAAAAGAAACAGCAAACAAAACAGAAGGAAAATTAATTAAGGGCCTTGGATTTGGTTTGACTTGCAATGTGTCCATTCAGAAAATTACTTTATGTATCAAAACAAGCTATGCTATTTATAACTCCGATAATGTACATCATCAATCATAATGCGTATTTTATTTTCGATAATCAACAGAttggttttaattttagtttttattgtaaTCACATATCATTTTGTTTGAATTGATTGGCTGTCCTTATTTGTAAATTTcttcttttgcccgattttgcAATTGATGCGGCGTACTTTTGTTTGCAACTTTatgacaattttcttttaattttaataatactaTGTACAGTGAAAGTTAGATAGGATAACTTTGTGATACCAATTCATCGAGGTTTTTTGTCGTTAACTCCAACGTACCAACGAATACTTAATCGAACAAGGAGGCCAATATATCttcattgttattattattgctgGAACCACTGGATGGTGGCGTATTCAAGTCGGGTTGCGGCTCCAAATAGGATAGAATTTCCAAGGGGTCTACATCAGATAAAAGctgaaaataaaatggaaattttaaaaatatattttaaatacactGTATATGTAGAAAGTCAATTGAAAATgcaatcttaattttttttttttgcagtgaaaaaagtgttgatttatttaataaaaaaatatatttaacaaattgattgccaTCGTGAATGTCACATCTTGGAAACAAAATACTgaggaaattttccattttgggCTTAGATTTAGTGGTAGGGCTTAGATCAAGTGTAACGATATGActatctattgatttttttagctAAAAAAATCACTGTACTCTTCAAAACTAATATGGACAGCTTTGCTCTCTATGCAGAATTagtatttggaatatattttgaatattttaccatCACTCTAAAAGTTAGCTCGAGCTCAATAAAAATTTACCTATACATATTAAAACAcgtgtattattttttaactattaatcacaaaattgtttggcttaaacaaataaattagtgAAACTAGGGGCTATCGTAGAAAAACATaacagaaaacaaaatgtttgaatgGCAACATTTTgggtatttttatatacaatataaaaaaagtatttttttgtttttcaatagacaaaaaatatatctGCAGACACCGACTGCTGTCATCCCAGCGGCGGAATCGAGAAGGACCTTACAAATTCAGGCATGTTaaatgccttaaattggaaggaGTTGTGTTTATAAGACATGCATGTGTACTGATTTTACATTCATCGTAGGCATTCTAAAATCAGACCTGTAATTAAGCATTGCGTTTCATttactttttcattttatacACCCAGTCATTCTCTTTGCCTTCTTTATAGAAGCTGTATAGCATGGGTGTTAAAATGATGTAGCAAGAGAGTTGTCTTGTGTTCTCGTTTAAAAGAgagctttaaaattgtttacatccCTATTCATATATAATTAGAATGCATTTGTAATGCCTTTGGAAGTCAAGTGGTTATTTCATATTATGACAGAAAATATTTatgtcagaaaatattttcattaattgtcTTTGCATATGTTAATAAACGATAATAAAAGTGCATAATAATTTTGCGGATGCCAATTCACGCCATTCGTTCGTTCAGTTTGATTTTGTGAAGTACAGACGCGTtccttgttttgtgtttttaaatttgtgaaattgtgaATGGGTGTTAAAGTTATGCAGCAGGAGATTTGCCTTGGGCTCtcttttaaaatatagttttaaatttgtttgcattgctatttaattataattacaatGCATTTTCAATGCCTTTCTAAGTCAATCGCTCGTTTTATAAAATCCCACTTACAAATATAAGTAGACAAGCATCTAACATAATTGGATTGCCTTCAATTTCCCAAAAAGGgccattatttttctataatttcttgaatttaaattcttccagatctcaACAACAAATGTGGCGAAAGAAGTCCtgacttaaaaatttgtatattttttttttctttaattttatattaattatctatttatttatctatCTTTGAACTCGAAACTTCTTATTGTAACAATAAATCTGAATTAAAACAATAACTATGTCTAGTAATGATAAAGTCATTCTTTTGAGAACGTATAGGGAAGACCGCCCTGTACTACAGAACACCTTCTTGACGTAGCGCTGCAACATGCCTGTAATAAGAAGGAGCGAAGGTGTGGTTTTATTTTCAGTAATTATGTAGGAATTCTTATATACACCCCTGTAGAACTCCTTCTGTTTAGAGGGCTGGTGAACGCCCTTTTATGTAAGCTACAAAGAAGGCCTTGCCCTCCAATCTCACCCTATGTTAAATGGAAAGGAAGGTGTAATGTCCTAAGCAGGCCTCTGTAATGCCTAGACAGGCCTGGAAAAAGGCCTTCCAAGCACATGAACTACGCCGCTGGGATATTACTTAAGatttgtttgtgatatgaaacaAATCGATACATAAATTAGTTGAGTATCGATTATGTCGTCGAACATAAATTATGGAGTGATCACCATATGgaatttctctcgaaaatttggATAGCTATATACTtgctatacttttcttccaaataattcTTTTTACAACCAAAAGCAATGTCTATAATATTTTGTtctaatatttcatttaaaaggaaATAACTATTCTTTTCGTGTAGTAACGCacgattataaaaaattgacatttgaattgatttgaaatgtaaaaGGAGGATAAAGTTTAATTTGAAATGGAAAGGTTTCATTGGTTGTGAAAAATAATTCGTTTGACTTGAAGAAGATTTCATTTGGTTTGAAAAACGGttcatttgaaatgtaaaaggTTTTGAAGTGGAAATACTATAACACGATTAAAGTATTCTTCAAGACGACTTTTACAATTTCTTGAGCAAACTGCATTGTTTGTAAATTGCATTTGTTTTCGTATTCATGCGTTAGTGTGGCACTGGTATAGAATTTCTACTTACATTCAAATCGTTTGTGGTATCGGTGTTGTTCATATTTGATGGATCGAAACTATTCAGTTCGGCATTCAAATCACCCTCGTTAAGATTCACCAAGTCTGATGATGATTGAGGCCCGATCAAGGAATTAATTATTTGTTCCTGTTGtgactgttgttgttgctgctgaagTTGTTGAGTGTCCTGCGGTTGATTACCACCGCCGTTAACGGGTCGGTTGTTAGGCGTACCCGGATTTTGTGGAGAATTATGGCTACTTGAATTATTAAGATTCGTTGTGCTATTGTTGGCTGGTTCATTGTGGGCCGAGCTTACTGATGGAGGACCACCCGGAGTCAGCGGATGGCTAGTTCCGCCAGGCGTGTGTGGTGTGTGAGGAGTATGAGGCATCTGAAAAGTACATGAAGATTTTAGAATTGTATGATTAACTTATTCAAAGGCCATCGTATTACCTGGTCTGTGAGAGATTTCTCCAttgcatttaattgatccagagGCTCGTGTAAATGCGCCATACTACTTGGTTGGTGCGTGGAGTCGTTTGGCTGCGATTCCCCAGGCGTTTGAGGATTGTTGAAGCTATCGAAGTTTCCCCTATTTCCCCTATAAAGATGCAATGACGCATTTAAAGCGGCACACAAATGGGATTGCCATCGATATATGCACTTACCCATTATTTGCATTTTGATTTGGATTGCTTGAGCCGCCACCTCCAATCATGTTGCCGTTAGCAATTGAATTCATATCGTGGCTATTGAATGGACTCATGGCTTGTGTATTATCCCAAGTAGGTAGCTGAGTGGAACCCGGCGACATAACTTTTGTGATGTCATCTGAAAAATTCTCTTGTTTAATGGCAGGTAAAGTCATGCCACTGGCATTTCCCGCGGATGGTGTGGCTCCACTAGTGCCTGGAGACGGCAATGTTCCAGATGCTGTCGAAGGGTTAGAACCTCCATTGGGCGTGTGGTTGTTTGGACTACCGTGCATATTACCTTGTAGTGCTCTCCAATTCGCCGAAGAGTCGATGGCCACCTCTTCGACATCGGAATTGTTCAGAGTATTCAAAATGGCCCAGTAATACTGATCGATCTCTAGACTTTCGGTTAAAGCCGGCTTGCTACATTCCGGACAACGCCATGTGCCACGCTCACTGTTCATCATTAGATAACCCTCGAGGTCGAAGCATTGAATGTGTTTGCATTCTAAACCGCGTGCGGGCAAACGAATTCGAGATTTCATTATTGGACATTTCAATGAGATCTTTACACATTTGTTGGCCTCGCTCATGTTGGTAACACTAGTGGAGCCATCGGGATTCTGTGTTGTGGATCCACCCACCACTCCAATGGCAAAGTATCGTTTGATCTTGGCCACACTATGCTCCAATGGAAGTAAGTTGCGCTTGTGAAGACTTTGCATAACCTGCCGCACGGAGGGCCGATGGACTAGTTGCAAAACGAAAAGGTGGGACTGTAGAATACGGGAAATAGTTTTTAATGATTATGCTTCTCCCCACTCATGTTATATGCGAGAAACTTACACAACAGCAGGAACTTGCAGTTAACTGTAGCGTATTGCGACCAGGTTGACAAACCGATTTCAAATAGAGTGGTCTAAGTGCCTGGCCGGTCTTCTCGGAGCGCTCAATATTTAGTGGTGTTGCGTTTGCAGACACCGTCACTGTGTGGGGCCAATTGGTGTTCATTTGCCGATCATCTTGGTGGAAACATTTCAGTTGCAATTCCAAATccgacctttattaataaatagcaaaatttcaatgaaaacccATTCCTCTAGGAAGAGCATGCGGAGTTCACACAGACTTACCGACACATGAGAGTGTTGTAGACATTTTGCTTGAGGTGAAATACATGGTTGCTCACTGATAGATTGTGCAGCAAACGGAACGGTGGCAGTATAATGCCATCACGCACTGGGAATGTCAATCTCATCTCTTCGCCTATTTCGCCAAAAAAAGggggaaaataaagagaaatgCCCGTAtaagcaaaagttttttttttttgtaaagcaaCAATAGGTAGTGGTGCGAACTGGCAATGTTGTGTCACAGTGAACTTTTTACTATGCCATTCACTCAGTTGGATATTCACACGATTTGGCCCGAATATCTATCTATAATCCATAGAAATACTATGGTGTAAAGTGTCTTCAGGACAAAATAGTGAGTAATCCTAGAACTAGCATTAAACTCGTATGCAGTACTACTATAAGAACTTACAATTATCCAGTTGTGGTTTGATATCGGGGTTTGGACTGACATAGGGTACACTGCAGGCGGGTGTTAGTGGAGGTGTTGGATTTCCAGGAACTGGACTATGTTGATAATTTTGTTGGAAactgattgaaataaaaacgaattaatatttttggaaatttagtGGAGTGATTGCATTACTCACCCTTGATTCTGATAGGGATTTCCAGTGCTCGAGGCAGAACCGGGACCAGCCGGACACATGCCACCAGCAGGGTTTCCGCTACTCATACCGGGTTGGGAACCTGGGTAAAACTGACCCTGTTGCGTATGATGTGAATTGCCAACATAACTGGCACCAGGATTAAATCGTTGCATTGTAGTCATGCAGCCAGGGCTCATACTTGCACCGGGCACCATAGCGCCAGAACCCATCGTACCATGACCCATATTGTTAGGGCCCATTGTTGCCGGAACCATGTTTGCGGGACCCATATTTCCACCGTTCATACTACCGGGAACCATTCCTGTTCCCATGCTGCCAGGACCCATACCACTAGCTCCCATCGATCCCATGCTTCCACAATTCGTTGGTCTACCATATCCGGCCATTGGTCCACTTCGGCCATAGCCTGCTTGCATTGGAATAGGTACACCGCTACCCGTTTGATGATGCATTTGACTGGTAGGAGCACCATATGGTGGTATACCGCCTGGTCCTTGTtgctgtggaatattttgagcATTCATGGGATACATTCCGCCTCTCTTTTGGACCGCATGCATTTGAGGATTGGGATAGGGGGCCATGCGTCTCTGATTATAACCTCCACTAGCCATACCTTGCATTTTAGACATAACATTCATTCCgctcatttgttgttgttgctgctgctgttgatgTAGAGACATACCATTCGGCGAACCGGCTGCCGAACCCATGACACCATGTCCATGTTGCATGCCCACCATACTGCCCATAGACATACTTTGCATTTgattcataggtgaaatctaaaaatagaaattcaaattttacataaattgtGCATAGTCTTGCCAATATTCTCTAGTTTACAGACTAATTTCGGCAATAGGGCAATCTCATCCGATTAGTACTTAAACGgatggaaaatatttacaagTGCACAGCTGTTTCATTGACACGATACATAATGTTTGGCTGAAACCAACAAAAATTGTAGTCCGTTGACTAACATTTTGAACCCCGAAACATGTCAGAATTATTGTTCgagaatttcaaaaatgttgcaGCGGCAACCgctgtgttttttatttttcttctgcaTTTTACTGTGGGTAGA
This is a stretch of genomic DNA from Haematobia irritans isolate KBUSLIRL chromosome 4, ASM5000362v1, whole genome shotgun sequence. It encodes these proteins:
- the tna gene encoding zinc finger MIZ domain-containing protein tonalli isoform X2, with translation MGSGDVWYSSRRKNDEMNVPSGSSRAPALGGQISPPGNYSSSAADNHLQHQQQQQQFQQQQQFYQQQQQQNFHQTHLHHHPPQNPNYLNQNQYSGNAPYLGESDSLRSLNNTFGPNSEFTSSPGNSSSSAIANSDRLSFPLTNQHRETGGVVSPALISPASSNSGNTLSANYNNMVTATGAQQANMDAMSGYSQMGGMHPGVSSGMMGTTAQSHHQYMSSNGGMNPAAMGPMSGSGNGNMQMHPMNGTSNGNGQMGAMPGYNNAGPGAATARHHQISPMNQMQSMSMGSMVGMQHGHGVMGSAAGSPNGMSLHQQQQQQQQMSGMNVMSKMQGMASGGYNQRRMAPYPNPQMHAVQKRGGMYPMNAQNIPQQQGPGGIPPYGAPTSQMHHQTGSGVPIPMQAGYGRSGPMAGYGRPTNCGSMGSMGASGMGPGSMGTGMVPGSMNGGNMGPANMVPATMGPNNMGHGTMGSGAMVPGASMSPGCMTTMQRFNPGASYVGNSHHTQQGQFYPGSQPGMSSGNPAGGMCPAGPGSASSTGNPYQNQGFQQNYQHSPVPGNPTPPLTPACSVPYVSPNPDIKPQLDNCEEMRLTFPVRDGIILPPFRLLHNLSVSNHVFHLKQNVYNTLMCRSDLELQLKCFHQDDRQMNTNWPHTVTVSANATPLNIERSEKTGQALRPLYLKSVCQPGRNTLQLTASSCCCSHLFVLQLVHRPSVRQVMQSLHKRNLLPLEHSVAKIKRYFAIGVVGGSTTQNPDGSTSVTNMSEANKCVKISLKCPIMKSRIRLPARGLECKHIQCFDLEGYLMMNSERGTWRCPECSKPALTESLEIDQYYWAILNTLNNSDVEEVAIDSSANWRALQGNMHGSPNNHTPNGGSNPSTASGTLPSPGTSGATPSAGNASGMTLPAIKQENFSDDITKVMSPGSTQLPTWDNTQAMSPFNSHDMNSIANGNMIGGGGSSNPNQNANNGGNRGNFDSFNNPQTPGESQPNDSTHQPSSMAHLHEPLDQLNAMEKSLTDQMPHTPHTPHTPGGTSHPLTPGGPPSVSSAHNEPANNSTTNLNNSSSHNSPQNPGTPNNRPVNGGGNQPQDTQQLQQQQQQSQQEQIINSLIGPQSSSDLVNLNEGDLNAELNSFDPSNMNNTDTTNDLNLLSDVDPLEILSYLEPQPDLNTPPSSGSSNNNNNEDILASLFD